Part of the Vibrio sp. SCSIO 43137 genome, TACCCTTGCGGAACGGCGGCCATTTCTAACGCAATCCTCTCTTTTGTTGAAACCGGTGATCATATTCTGATGGTTGACACCTGTTATGAACCGACCCGGGATTTCTGCGATAAAATTATGAAGAAAATGGGGGTTGAAACCAGCTACTACCCTCCACTTATAGGGGAAGGAATACGAGAGCTCATTCAGCCCAATACCCGTATACTGTTTCTTGAATCTCCCGGCTCCATCACAATGGAAGTTCAGGATGTGGCAACCTTAGCCCGTATCGCTCATGAGCAGGATATCATTGTTATTCTGGACAACACTTGGGCTGCCGGGGTTAACTTCTCTCCTTTCGATTTTGGTGTTGACATCTCTGTTCAGGCAGCCACCAAATATATCGTTGGTCACTCAGATGTTATGTTAGGTACAGCGGTAGCCAATGAGAAATGCTGGGATCAGTTGCGTGAGCAGAGTTACCTGATGGGGCAATGTGTCTCTCCGGACGACGCTTATCTTGGCTTAAGAGGGTTAAGAACGCTGGATAGCCGTCTGCGTCAGCATCAGGAATCCAGTATTAAAGTCGCTCAGTGGCTGGCGCAAAGGCCGGAAGTTGACCATGTACGCCACCCTGCCCTTGAAAGCTGTCCCGGCCATGAGTTTTACCAACGTGACTTCAGCGGTTGTAACGGCCTGTTTTCCTTTGTACTGAAAACCAGTAACAGTAAAGCCACCACCGCATTGCTTGACGGAATGGAGCATTTCAGTATGGGCTACTCCTGGGGTGGATTTGAGAGTTTGATTCTCGCTAACGAGCCAGCTTCTTTTAATGCTCTCAGAACCGTAGCTCATCCAAATTTCGATGGCACACTCGTTCGCCTGCATATCGGTCTGGAGAATGTTGACGACCTTATCGCCGATCTGGAAAAAGGATTAGAACGCTATAATAACCTGCCGTAAAAAGAGTATGTAAACAAGGCTATGTTGTTAACAGACATAGCCTTTATAAATTATCCAGCACTACGTGCTCCAGAACTTCAAGCCGGAGTTCATCAGAAACATCCAGACACTGATCGAACTCAATGCCCAGCACAATGCCATCTAACTGTTTGCGGAAGTTCACAACCCGGCATTTAGGATGAACCGTGGGAATATTCTCTATTTCAGGGTTTATTTCAACCTCTGTCCCAATCCCGACAGCAAGGTCATCGGTGATATAAATGGCACATCCGGAAATAGATATATCCAGCAACTCAGCCTGATATTTTCGTCTGCCGATTTTTACTTCGGCTCCGATATGAACTTTATAACGACGGTTCTGGCGTATCGGTTTACTTT contains:
- a CDS encoding cystathionine beta-lyase, with the protein product MSGHKQTKLVNAGRSKKWTNGVVNPPVQRASTVVFDSVEEKRKATINRANKTLFYGRRGTNTHFAFQEAMTEIEGGAGCALYPCGTAAISNAILSFVETGDHILMVDTCYEPTRDFCDKIMKKMGVETSYYPPLIGEGIRELIQPNTRILFLESPGSITMEVQDVATLARIAHEQDIIVILDNTWAAGVNFSPFDFGVDISVQAATKYIVGHSDVMLGTAVANEKCWDQLREQSYLMGQCVSPDDAYLGLRGLRTLDSRLRQHQESSIKVAQWLAQRPEVDHVRHPALESCPGHEFYQRDFSGCNGLFSFVLKTSNSKATTALLDGMEHFSMGYSWGGFESLILANEPASFNALRTVAHPNFDGTLVRLHIGLENVDDLIADLEKGLERYNNLP
- a CDS encoding PilZ domain-containing protein; the encoded protein is MSLERSVSTDLKKYLQFGMRLSAVIHFGPKDQYTISCQFVGLKENSFLIFELSNRSMEELVVRKVNNVAVVIRGVSDTVEGHIIAFKSKIAGIKMFGTWLMFVSYPLQIESKPIRQNRRYKVHIGAEVKIGRRKYQAELLDISISGCAIYITDDLAVGIGTEVEINPEIENIPTVHPKCRVVNFRKQLDGIVLGIEFDQCLDVSDELRLEVLEHVVLDNL